From the genome of Labedella gwakjiensis:
CCCCACCTCGACGCCCTCGGCATCCTCGCCCAGGCGGGTATGCCGATCGCCGACGACGGCGACCGCTTCGGCGTGTTCGCGGCGGAGGCCCCTGGCGACCGACTCGTTGCGACGCCGTCCGAGGACGGATCGTGGACGCTCACGGGGCGGAAGCCGTGGTGCTCCCTCGCGTCCGCCCTCTCCCACGCCCTCCTCACCGCCCACACTCCCTCAGGAGAGCGGCGCCTCTTCCGCGTCGACCTCCGGCACCCCGGCGTGACCGCGAACGATCACCTGTGGCTCGCGCGCGGCATGCCGCTCGTCCCCTCTGGCCCGGTCGACGTCGCCAACGTGCCTGCGGAGCCGGTCGGCGACGCCGGCTGGTACGTCGATCGCCCCGGCTTCGCGTGGGGCGGCATCGGGGTGGCGGCGTGCTGGTGGGGCGGAGCGATCGGACTCGTCGATGCCCTCCAGGCCCACGCGCAGCGGAAGCCCGACTCGGAGCTCGCGCTCGCGGCGCTCGGATCGTCGGCCGTCGACATCGCTGCCGCGGAGAACGCCGTCGCCGAGGCGGCCCGCGCCGTCGAAGCGGGACTCGTGGAGGGACGACGAGGCGCGGCGATCGCCCAGCGCGTGCGCTCCACCGTGCGCGGACGAGTGGACGCAATCCGGTCCCGCACCGTCGCGACGCTCGGGCCGGCCCCGCTCACAGCCGACGCCCCCTACCTCGCGCGCGTCGCCGACCTCGAGCTGTACGTGCAGCAGGACCACGGCGAGCGCGACCTCGCCCGCCTCGGCCGCATGATCCTCGACGGAGCACTCTGATGATCGACTTCGACCACCGCGACCCCGGAACGGATCCGGCCGAGTGGGACACACGCCTCGCGCAGCTCGACGTCCCGGCGTGGGACGGATGGGCCGACGCGACGCGCATGGTGGTGGTGACGCCGCATCCGGACGACGAGAGTCTCGCCGTCGGCGGCCTCATCGCGCTGGCCCACGCTCGTGGCATCCCCGTCGAGGTGCTGCTCGTGACCATCGGCGAGAACTCGCACCCGGAGTCGCCGACACACTCGACGTCGGAGCTCGCACTCGTGCGCGCCGCGGAGTTCCGCGCGGCACTCCGCGTCCTGAATCCGGACGCAGCGCACCGCGCGCTCGGTGTGCCCGATGGCGGGTCCGGGACCCACGAGCGGGAGATCGAGGACGCGATCGCGCGCGCCGTCTCGTTCGCCGGTGCGCGTCCGCTCATCGTCGCGCCCTGGCGGGGCGACGGGCATCACGACCACCGCGTCGCCGGAGAGGCGGCCGCGCGGGTCGCCGAGCGCACCGGCGCGCATCTCGCCGAGTACCCGATCTGGCTGTGGCACTGGGCGGATCCCGCCGACGATTCCCTCCCCTGGTCGTCCGCCGCGCGGGTCGATCTCGACGGCGACGCGTCGTACGCGAAACAGCTCGCCATGGACGCGTACCGCTCGCAGACCGAGCCGCTCTCCCCCGCGGCCGGTGACGAGGCGATCGTGGACGAACGCCACCTGCGCCACTTCCTCCGATCGTCGGAGGTGCTGTTCCTCACGCCCTCGCCCGAGCGTGCGCACCACTCCAGCGACGACACGACCGAATCCCGCAGTCGCGATTCGTTCGAGGAGTTCTACGAGCGGCGTCCGGGCGGCTGGGACTTCACCTCCTGGTACGAGGCGCGGAAGCGCGACGTCCTGCTCGCGGCGCTTCCCCGCGAGCGGTTCCGCCGCACGCTCGAACTCGGCTGCGCCACGGGCGTGCTCACCGCCCGACTCGCGGAACGCAGCGACGCGACGGTGGGCGTCGACATCGCGGAGGCGCCCCTGCAGGAGGCGCGCTGGAACGCCCCGACGGCGACCTTCGAGCGCCTCACCGTCCCCGACGAATGGCCGGACGGCGCGTTCGACCTCGTCGTGCTCAGCGAGGTGGGCTACTACCTCTCCGCGGCCGACCTGGAGCGCACCGTGGACCGCGCGCTCGACTCCTTGAGCGACGACGGCGTCTTCGTCGCGTGCCACTGGCGCCACCCCGACGAGGACGCCGTGACCGACGCCGCCGACGTGCACGAGCGCATCGCCGCGCGCTGGCCCGGCCGCCGCTCGGTACATCACGCGGAGGACGACATCCTCGTGGACGTGTTCGTGCGCGACGGGCAGCCGTCGATCGCGGCCAACGCCGGGCTCGTCTGATGGGGCGTCCCACCACACGGATCGACGTCGTCGTGCCGGCGCACGACGAGCACGAACTCATCGGGGCGTGCCTCGAGGCGTTACGCCTCGCCCGGGATCGTCTGCTCGGCACGGAGCCGGGCGTGGAGGTGGGTGTCGTCGTGGTGCTCGACGCCTCGACGGACGGCACCGCGGAGGTCGTCGCGACATCGGGACTCGCCACGACGGTGGTCGAGATCGCGGAGCAGAACGTGGGTGCGGCGCGGCGTGCGGGAGCGGAGGCTGCGGTCGCCTCACCCACGTCGGTCCCGGACGCACACCGCTGGCTCGCGACCACGGACGCCGACTCGCGCGTCGATCCCTCGTGGCTCGCCGTGCACCTCGACGCGCTGACGAGCGGCGTCGACGTGCTGCTCGGAACGGTGCGTCCGGACTTCGACGACCTCGATGAGGACGGCCGTCGGCGCTGGCTCGAGACCCATCCTCCCGGTCATCTCCCGGGCAACGTGCATGGCGCGAACCTCGGCGTCCGACTCGACGCCTACCGCCGGATCGGGGGCTTCGCGGCCCTCGCCGAGCACGAGGACGTCGACCTCGTGGCGCGGGCCCGCCTCGCGGACCTGGACGTGCGGGCGACCCTCGCCGCCCCCGTCATCACCTCGGGCCGACGCATCGGGCGCACCCCCGGCGGTTATGCCGCGTTCCTCGCGTCCGCCTACGGCGCCCGCCCCGCCCGCGCCTGAGCCGGGCTGCGTCTCCGCACGAACCGGCAGGTGTCAGACCGGCGGGGCGACCATCACGTAGACGGCGAGCTGCGCGAGAGCCACAGCGCCGAGCGTCATGGCCAGGAGCCAGATCAGGGGGCGACGGGATTCCCGCTCGGCGTTCGCGGCGCTGTCGCGGCGCGCCAGCTCGTCGGCGAGGGCCGCGAGGCGGCGGTCCGCAGCTGCCTGGTCACGCGCGACGGTGCCGATACCCGCACTGTCCGCCTGACGGCTCTTCACCGGGCGGTTCGTCGCGATACCGGTCGCGGGTCGGTTGTTCGCCTGGCTCTTCTTCGCCAGGCTCTTGGTGGCCGGGCTCTTCGCGACCGGGCTCTTCGCGACCGGGCTCTTCTGTGCCGGACGGTTCTGTGCCGGACGGTTCTGTGCCGGACGGTTCTTGGCCGGGCGGGTGGTCGTCGACATGTCTCTCCTGAAAGGTCGGGCGCCTTCGGGTGGCGCGACGTTCGATCGTGGGGCGCTTCGAAAGGCCACCAGGGAGAGTCGGACGAACGCCGATCATGACGCGACTTCTGTGGAACGTCTCGGCGTCATCCCACGCAACACTCCGCCCGCACGCAGGGTGACGCGCATATCGTTGCCGCATCCACCCGTCGCGGCCCGGCCGCCCGTCAGCGAGGAAAGCCATGACCGACACCACGCCAGCCACCAGCCCGGACCGCGCGCCCGGTCACGAGCCCCTGAAGTTCGCCTACTGGGTCCCGAACGTGAGCGGCGGTCTCGTCGTGAGCACCATCGAGCAGCGCACCGACTGGGACTACGACTACAACGTGCGCCTCGCGCAGACCGCCGAGCGTGTGGGCTTCGAATACGCCCTCAGCCAGGTCCGCTACCTGTCGAGCTACGGGGCGGCGCAGCAGCACGAGTCCACGAGCATCAGCCTCGCCCTGCTGCTGGCGACGGAGAAGCTCAAGGTCATCGCGGCCGTGCACCCGGGGCTGTGGGAGCCGGCCGTGCTCGCCAAGTTCATCCTCACCGCCGACCAGTTCTCGAAAGGCCGAGCCGCCGTCAACGTCGTGAGCGGATGGTTCAAGGACGAGTACACGAAGCTCGGCCTCCCGTGGCTCGAGCACGACGAGCGCTACCGCCGCTCCGCCGAGTTCATCGAGGTGCTGCGCGCCCTGTGGACCGAGGAGAACGTTCAGTTCGCGGGCGACTTCTACCGCGTCAACGACTTCACCCTGCGCCCGGGACCCTACCCCGTGGAGGGCCGGCCCCACCCGGAGATCTTCCAGGGCGGCAACTCCACCGCCGCTCGCTTCAACGGCGGGGCGCACGCCGACTGGTACTTCTCCAACGGGAAGGACTTCGACGGGTTCACCGAGCAGTACGACGACGTCACGCGCGTGGCCGCCGAGCACGGCCGCACCGTGCGCTTCGGGCTCAACGGCTTCGCGATCGTGCGCGACAGCGAGAAGGAGGCGCGCGAGCAGCTGCGGGAGATCATCGCGAAGGCCGACACGAAATCCGTCGAGGGCTTCCGGAAGTCGGTGCAACAGGCCGGCGCGTCGACGGGCGACAAGAAGGGCATGTGGGCCGACTCGTCGTTCGAGGACCTCGTCCAGTACAACGACGGCTTCCGCACCCAGCTGATCGGCGACCCCGAGTTCGTGGCCCGACGCATCATCGAGTACAAGAAGAAGGGCGTGGACCTCTTCCTCCTCGGCTTCCTGCACTTCATCGAGGAGATCGAGGCGTTCGGCGAGCGCGTCCTCCCGATCGTCCGCGAGCTCGAGGCCGACCTCGCGCGCAGCGGCGACCCGCTCGTCCCCGCGCGCTAGGCGCCCGCTCCTTCGTCCCGCACCCCCGCGAGGTCGTGCGTTTGCGCCGAATCGAGCCGACCTGATGCCTCGATTCGGCGCAAACGCTCTAAGTGGATGGACCCCTCAGCCCTTCACGCTGCCCGTGCTGAGGCCCGACTGCCAGAACCGCTGCAGGAAGAGGAACGCGACCACGAGCGGGAGGATCGAGACGAACGATCCGGTGAGCACCGTGGAGAAGAGCACCTGCGCACCTCCGCCGCCGGTGGCAGCCTGCTGCCACTGCGCGAGACCGACCGTCGCGGGGAAGAGCGACGGGTCGTTCAGCATGATGAGCGGCAGGAAGTAGTTGTTCCACGTCGAGACGAGCGCGAAAAGCAGCACCGTGACGATGCCGGGTGCGAGCAGTCGCGACGAGATCGTCAGGAAGATGCGGAACTCTCCAGCACCATCGATGCGCGCCGCCTCAAGAAGGCTGTCGTCGACCGCCTCCGCCGCGTAGACCCGCATGAGGTAGACGCCGAACGGACTCACGAGCGACGGCAGGATGATGGCCCACGGAGTGTCGACGAGGTTCGCGGCACTGAAGAGCAGATAGGTGGGGATCGCCAGCGCGGTCAGCGGCACCATGACGGCGCCGAGGATGAGCCCGAACACGAAAGACCGTCCGCGATAGACGTACTTCGCGAGCGCGTAGCCGCACATCGTGGCGAGGATCGCGGCGCCCACGGAGCTCGCGACGGCGTAGAGCACCGTGTTCCCCATCCAGTGCAGGAAGATCCCGTCCTGGAAGGTGAACAACTGGACGAGGTTGTCCCCGAACGCGAACGTGCGACCGAAGGCGAGGCCGAAGGTACTGAAGATGTCGGCGTTCGTCTTCGTCGACTGCACCGCGAGCCACACGAGCGGTAGCAGGAAGTACGCGAGCGTGATCCACAGGATGACCGTGAGGATCGGGTTGCGACGCTTGTCGCGTTCCACCGGACGGCGGCGCGAGCGACGGTTCACGCCCCCGATTCCCCCATCCGACCCGGCGGGACGGTCGGTGTTGGTGGGCGCTGACCCCGCGGTGTCGGCGGGCGGCGGTGCGATCGTCATGACAGTCGCTCCTTGCGTGAGGTGGCGAGCTGGACGACGTAGCTGATGACCATGATGAAGAAGCCGAGGAGGAACGCGATCGCGGCAGCGTAGTTCACGTCCTGGTTCCGGAACGCGACGTTGTAGGCGTACAGGTTCGGCGTGAAGTCGGAGCCGATCGCGTTCGGCGCGATGCTGTAGAGCAGGTTCGGCTCGTTGAAGAGCTGGAACGACCCGATCACGGAGAAGATCACGGTGAGGAGGATGGCGGAACGGATCGCGGGGATCTTGATGCTCCAGGCCACGCGGAACGGACCGGCACCGTCGATCTCCGCGGCCTCGTACATGTCGGTCGGAACGCTGCGGAGGGCGGCGTAGAGAACGATCATGTTGTAGCCGATGAACTCCCAGCTCACGATGTTCATGGTGCTGCCGAGCACGTTCTGCGGGGAGAGCAGATCGGGAGGGGTGAGGCCGACGCTCGAGATCATCTGCGCGATCAGCCCCGACTCGCGGCCGTAGAGGTAGCCCCACATGAGAGTGGCGACGACGCCCGGCACCGCGTACGGCACGAAGATCGCGAGCCGCACGAACTTGCTCCCGGCGACGCGACCCGTGTCGAGCGCGAGGGCGATCACGAGGGCGATCACGAGCATGATCGGCACCTGCACGAAGAGGAAGAGGGCGACGCGGCCGAGACCTGCCCAGAAGCTCGGGTCCTCGAGTGCGCGGGCGTAGTTGGCGAGGCCGGAGAACACCTGGCCGCCGACGAGCTGCGAGGTGAAGGTGCTGAGGTACCCCGCGTAGCCGAGGGGGACGAGGAACATCGCGGCGAACACGATGAGGAACGGGATGGTCAG
Proteins encoded in this window:
- a CDS encoding acyl-CoA dehydrogenase produces the protein MTTSTVMTSTAWPTDVLDEAQQQSLRSAAADAAGSVERALNVAGLAHRTIGLLEQDNAGRFFVGLGAIAAGDVTVARVVEPHLDALGILAQAGMPIADDGDRFGVFAAEAPGDRLVATPSEDGSWTLTGRKPWCSLASALSHALLTAHTPSGERRLFRVDLRHPGVTANDHLWLARGMPLVPSGPVDVANVPAEPVGDAGWYVDRPGFAWGGIGVAACWWGGAIGLVDALQAHAQRKPDSELALAALGSSAVDIAAAENAVAEAARAVEAGLVEGRRGAAIAQRVRSTVRGRVDAIRSRTVATLGPAPLTADAPYLARVADLELYVQQDHGERDLARLGRMILDGAL
- a CDS encoding bifunctional PIG-L family deacetylase/class I SAM-dependent methyltransferase — protein: MIDFDHRDPGTDPAEWDTRLAQLDVPAWDGWADATRMVVVTPHPDDESLAVGGLIALAHARGIPVEVLLVTIGENSHPESPTHSTSELALVRAAEFRAALRVLNPDAAHRALGVPDGGSGTHEREIEDAIARAVSFAGARPLIVAPWRGDGHHDHRVAGEAAARVAERTGAHLAEYPIWLWHWADPADDSLPWSSAARVDLDGDASYAKQLAMDAYRSQTEPLSPAAGDEAIVDERHLRHFLRSSEVLFLTPSPERAHHSSDDTTESRSRDSFEEFYERRPGGWDFTSWYEARKRDVLLAALPRERFRRTLELGCATGVLTARLAERSDATVGVDIAEAPLQEARWNAPTATFERLTVPDEWPDGAFDLVVLSEVGYYLSAADLERTVDRALDSLSDDGVFVACHWRHPDEDAVTDAADVHERIAARWPGRRSVHHAEDDILVDVFVRDGQPSIAANAGLV
- a CDS encoding glycosyltransferase, coding for MGRPTTRIDVVVPAHDEHELIGACLEALRLARDRLLGTEPGVEVGVVVVLDASTDGTAEVVATSGLATTVVEIAEQNVGAARRAGAEAAVASPTSVPDAHRWLATTDADSRVDPSWLAVHLDALTSGVDVLLGTVRPDFDDLDEDGRRRWLETHPPGHLPGNVHGANLGVRLDAYRRIGGFAALAEHEDVDLVARARLADLDVRATLAAPVITSGRRIGRTPGGYAAFLASAYGARPARA
- the sfnG gene encoding dimethylsulfone monooxygenase SfnG, whose amino-acid sequence is MTDTTPATSPDRAPGHEPLKFAYWVPNVSGGLVVSTIEQRTDWDYDYNVRLAQTAERVGFEYALSQVRYLSSYGAAQQHESTSISLALLLATEKLKVIAAVHPGLWEPAVLAKFILTADQFSKGRAAVNVVSGWFKDEYTKLGLPWLEHDERYRRSAEFIEVLRALWTEENVQFAGDFYRVNDFTLRPGPYPVEGRPHPEIFQGGNSTAARFNGGAHADWYFSNGKDFDGFTEQYDDVTRVAAEHGRTVRFGLNGFAIVRDSEKEAREQLREIIAKADTKSVEGFRKSVQQAGASTGDKKGMWADSSFEDLVQYNDGFRTQLIGDPEFVARRIIEYKKKGVDLFLLGFLHFIEEIEAFGERVLPIVRELEADLARSGDPLVPAR
- a CDS encoding carbohydrate ABC transporter permease codes for the protein MTIAPPPADTAGSAPTNTDRPAGSDGGIGGVNRRSRRRPVERDKRRNPILTVILWITLAYFLLPLVWLAVQSTKTNADIFSTFGLAFGRTFAFGDNLVQLFTFQDGIFLHWMGNTVLYAVASSVGAAILATMCGYALAKYVYRGRSFVFGLILGAVMVPLTALAIPTYLLFSAANLVDTPWAIILPSLVSPFGVYLMRVYAAEAVDDSLLEAARIDGAGEFRIFLTISSRLLAPGIVTVLLFALVSTWNNYFLPLIMLNDPSLFPATVGLAQWQQAATGGGGAQVLFSTVLTGSFVSILPLVVAFLFLQRFWQSGLSTGSVKG
- a CDS encoding carbohydrate ABC transporter permease, with amino-acid sequence MSTVTSRRGASHDAPSARPPSASRRRRSLGRPQLFAAWALTIPFLIVFAAMFLVPLGYAGYLSTFTSQLVGGQVFSGLANYARALEDPSFWAGLGRVALFLFVQVPIMLVIALVIALALDTGRVAGSKFVRLAIFVPYAVPGVVATLMWGYLYGRESGLIAQMISSVGLTPPDLLSPQNVLGSTMNIVSWEFIGYNMIVLYAALRSVPTDMYEAAEIDGAGPFRVAWSIKIPAIRSAILLTVIFSVIGSFQLFNEPNLLYSIAPNAIGSDFTPNLYAYNVAFRNQDVNYAAAIAFLLGFFIMVISYVVQLATSRKERLS